The following proteins come from a genomic window of Candidatus Omnitrophota bacterium:
- the leuS gene encoding leucine--tRNA ligase, which translates to MSYEFKLIEQKWQKFWQENKVYQAFMQEGKPKYYLLEMFPYPSGKIHMGHVRNYTIGDVAARFKMLQGYSVLHPMGFDAFGQPAENAAIKNKTKPDEWTYKCIDWMKTELKKMGFSYDWDREIATCDASYYKWNQWIFLKMLEKNLAYRKASKVNWCSSCQTTLANEEVVDGGCWRCHTQVEQKDLEQWFLNITSYKERLLEALSALNDWPQRVVAMQSNWIGKSQGVEIYFPVKDSDQVINVFTTRVDTIFGATYVVLAAGHVLVKDLIKGKPQEKEVLRFVEKSLTDKKSARSDSEVKKEGVFTGRYAVNPVNGEVIPIWVGDYVLTEYGTGAIMAVPAHDQRDFLFAKEHKLSMRIVIQPSAISYQLSAEELKEAYEGDGVQVNSAQFDGLSNTEAKIKIAQWMEEKKIGKIQKHWRLRDWLISRQRYWGTPIPVIYCSKCGIVPVPYEDLPVGLPKDAVFTGEGGSPLGKVKEFVEVSCPKCHGKARRETDTMATFIDSSWYFLRFCSPRFDKEPFDKKETAYWMPVDQYIGGIEHAILHLLYSRFFTKFFQDLGMIDFSEPFKRLLTQGMVLKDGEVMSKSKGNIVDPDSIIEKYGADALRLFILFAAPPETELEWDDRGLEGAFKFLGRVWRIQDNLQGETNPQTLKALHKSIKKITDDFTDFKFNTAIASMMELVNAIYQSAADRETYLSLIKLIAPIAPHFSEELWQLMGQKESIFLSAWPEYDPKLLVEDTITLPIQINGKLRSKIDVPAGADKEKLKRIVLADEKVKQWIEGKPVRNFIIVPGKLVSIVI; encoded by the coding sequence ATGAGCTACGAATTCAAACTTATAGAGCAAAAATGGCAGAAGTTTTGGCAGGAAAATAAGGTTTATCAGGCTTTTATGCAAGAGGGAAAGCCTAAATACTATCTCCTGGAGATGTTCCCTTATCCTTCCGGTAAAATCCATATGGGCCATGTGCGTAATTATACTATCGGAGATGTTGCCGCGCGTTTTAAAATGCTGCAAGGGTATAGCGTGCTTCATCCTATGGGTTTTGACGCTTTTGGCCAGCCGGCAGAGAACGCTGCGATCAAAAATAAGACCAAACCCGACGAATGGACGTATAAATGCATTGATTGGATGAAGACAGAATTAAAAAAGATGGGATTTTCCTATGACTGGGACAGGGAAATTGCCACCTGCGACGCAAGTTATTATAAATGGAATCAGTGGATATTCCTGAAGATGCTGGAGAAAAATCTGGCCTATAGAAAAGCCTCTAAGGTGAATTGGTGCTCAAGCTGTCAGACTACCCTTGCCAATGAAGAGGTTGTTGATGGCGGATGCTGGAGATGCCACACGCAAGTTGAACAAAAAGATTTAGAGCAGTGGTTTCTGAATATTACTTCTTATAAAGAGCGCCTGTTGGAAGCTTTATCTGCTCTTAATGACTGGCCGCAGAGAGTTGTTGCCATGCAGTCAAACTGGATCGGAAAAAGTCAGGGCGTAGAGATTTATTTTCCGGTTAAGGATAGCGATCAAGTAATCAATGTTTTCACTACCAGGGTGGATACCATTTTTGGCGCCACTTACGTGGTATTAGCCGCAGGGCATGTTTTAGTAAAAGATTTGATCAAGGGTAAGCCGCAGGAAAAAGAAGTCTTAAGGTTTGTAGAAAAGTCCTTAACCGACAAAAAATCAGCGCGTTCTGATTCAGAGGTAAAAAAAGAAGGTGTTTTTACCGGTAGATATGCGGTTAATCCGGTAAACGGCGAGGTGATTCCGATTTGGGTGGGTGATTATGTTTTAACCGAATACGGCACTGGCGCGATTATGGCGGTGCCTGCGCATGATCAGCGCGATTTTCTGTTCGCAAAAGAACATAAATTGTCGATGCGGATTGTAATTCAGCCGTCAGCTATCAGCTATCAGCTATCAGCAGAAGAATTAAAAGAGGCTTATGAGGGTGATGGGGTACAGGTGAATTCCGCGCAGTTTGACGGACTTTCGAATACCGAAGCAAAAATAAAAATTGCCCAATGGATGGAAGAAAAAAAGATCGGCAAAATCCAAAAACATTGGCGGCTGCGCGATTGGCTGATTTCCCGTCAAAGATATTGGGGAACGCCGATTCCGGTTATTTACTGCTCTAAATGCGGCATTGTTCCGGTGCCTTACGAGGATTTACCAGTAGGATTGCCTAAGGATGCTGTTTTTACCGGAGAAGGCGGCAGCCCCTTGGGCAAGGTTAAAGAATTCGTAGAAGTTTCTTGCCCGAAATGCCATGGAAAAGCCCGCCGGGAAACCGATACTATGGCCACCTTTATTGATTCATCGTGGTATTTCTTGCGTTTTTGTTCGCCTCGTTTTGACAAAGAGCCTTTTGACAAGAAAGAAACAGCTTATTGGATGCCGGTTGACCAGTATATTGGCGGAATTGAGCATGCGATTTTACATCTTCTTTATTCGCGTTTTTTTACTAAGTTTTTTCAGGATTTGGGGATGATTGATTTTTCTGAACCGTTTAAGCGGCTTTTGACCCAGGGCATGGTCTTAAAAGACGGTGAAGTTATGTCAAAGTCTAAAGGCAATATTGTTGATCCGGATTCGATCATTGAGAAATACGGAGCTGACGCCTTGCGGCTTTTTATCCTTTTTGCCGCTCCTCCTGAAACAGAGCTGGAGTGGGATGACCGGGGGCTTGAGGGCGCGTTTAAATTCTTAGGCCGCGTCTGGCGCATACAGGATAACCTGCAGGGAGAAACAAATCCCCAGACCCTAAAGGCGCTACATAAAAGCATTAAGAAAATAACCGATGATTTCACGGATTTTAAATTTAACACCGCCATTGCCAGCATGATGGAGCTGGTTAATGCTATTTACCAATCCGCAGCAGATAGAGAAACTTATTTGAGCTTAATAAAATTAATAGCTCCCATTGCCCCGCATTTCTCCGAGGAACTTTGGCAGTTGATGGGCCAAAAGGAAAGTATTTTTCTCTCCGCGTGGCCGGAATATGACCCGAAATTGCTTGTAGAGGACACGATTACGCTTCCGATTCAGATAAACGGTAAACTGCGCTCCAAGATAGATGTGCCCGCGGGAGCGGATAAAGAGAAACTTAAAAGAATTGTGCTTGCGGATGAGAAAGTAAAGCAATGGATAGAAGGTAAACCCGTTAGGAATTTTATCATCGTTCCGGGGAAATTGGTCAGTATCGTTATATAA
- a CDS encoding glycosyltransferase family 4 protein produces MKICLVSLFHPQRTSGGIQTYCRWLIKYFEDSNIEYLYISPFDCPKILVLPVFSLRHILLKHFKTINIIWYRSWHYFFLKIALTKRLKGQDIDIVQAHCPLSALAALKIRNKLKASWPVILRLGLNVSQAEEEATNDNIKRGGVYYKKIKNLEKNAFLGVDAIIFNSFYLKDKVLKEYPDLLNKKTIVIHNGVGVVDSNRSFKEKSEVYKFINIGELSLRKNQQFLIHLIKDLSGKIPNIELHLVGQGQEHKNLKMLAKRLRVEDKIIFHGLVQDAAKLIPGKFLYLHSALEESYGIVLVEAMSHGVIPVSFAVGGAQEIIKHGYNGFLVSPGDIKTYAEIVTDFILDKEKHAVISNNAREEFRRRFDYKLMGEAVINFYKILKVS; encoded by the coding sequence ATGAAAATATGCCTAGTCTCATTATTTCACCCTCAAAGAACTTCCGGCGGGATACAAACTTATTGCCGATGGCTAATAAAATACTTTGAAGATTCAAACATTGAATACCTCTATATAAGCCCTTTTGACTGCCCCAAGATTCTTGTTTTGCCGGTTTTTTCTCTGCGGCATATTCTTTTGAAACATTTTAAGACAATAAATATTATTTGGTACAGATCTTGGCATTATTTTTTCTTGAAGATTGCCTTAACCAAAAGATTAAAAGGGCAAGATATAGATATTGTGCAGGCGCATTGCCCGTTAAGCGCGTTAGCAGCTCTCAAGATAAGAAACAAATTAAAAGCTTCTTGGCCGGTTATTTTAAGGCTGGGGCTCAATGTTTCGCAGGCAGAGGAAGAAGCCACAAATGATAATATAAAAAGAGGCGGGGTGTATTATAAAAAGATAAAAAATTTAGAAAAAAACGCTTTTTTAGGCGTGGATGCGATTATCTTTAATTCATTCTATCTGAAAGATAAAGTCCTAAAAGAATATCCGGATTTATTAAATAAAAAAACAATAGTAATTCATAATGGGGTGGGCGTTGTTGATAGTAACCGGTCTTTTAAAGAAAAATCTGAAGTTTATAAGTTTATTAATATAGGAGAATTGAGCTTACGCAAGAATCAACAATTTTTAATTCATTTGATTAAGGATTTGTCAGGAAAAATACCGAATATAGAGTTGCATTTGGTTGGGCAGGGCCAAGAACATAAAAATTTAAAGATGTTAGCTAAGCGCCTTAGGGTTGAGGATAAAATTATTTTTCACGGGCTTGTGCAGGATGCGGCAAAATTAATTCCCGGGAAGTTCCTTTATCTACACTCTGCCCTTGAAGAATCTTATGGAATAGTCTTGGTGGAAGCTATGTCGCATGGGGTTATTCCTGTTTCTTTTGCAGTCGGTGGCGCGCAAGAAATTATTAAACATGGATACAACGGTTTTTTGGTTTCTCCGGGAGATATTAAAACATACGCTGAAATAGTGACAGATTTTATATTAGATAAAGAAAAGCATGCAGTTATAAGTAACAATGCTAGAGAAGAGTTTAGGAGGAGGTTTGATTATAAGCTTATGGGGGAGGCGGTAATTAATTTTTATAAGATTTTAAAAGTATCCTGA
- a CDS encoding AMP-binding protein — MDVKQILEARLKEHKDKTAVIFRDQKISFAQIYDVSLKLAASLEKLGVRKSDKVAIYLPACPEYIYSYLAIWLLGSVSVPLDFMLTQDELVSCIAHSEAKILIAKAKHAVDFAGLSKGASNLKQIITLGESSSEALDLHRLIQEEKPLKVFPQISPKDHAIIFYTSGTTGKPKGVLINYQQLGAPAKSMSLFVNGDLTSKDNVLCALPFSHLGGLIYIQNLIFFGYTLILMERFMPVEFLKNIQQYKVACFWIVPSMYYALLQLKEFETFDLSSLRWIVTFGASNSPDALRRFHQFCPGAHLLNGWGMTETNAPTTVLPMGSDNIESVGRSAPWIKVRIFDEQDKEVSPGQVGEVVVQGDVVTDGYYKDEALTRETIRNNWFYTGDLGKIDAQGFLYIVGRKKEMLKVAGEIVFEPEIEAVLQKHESIAEVAVVGMPDKLRGEVPKAYIVLRQNAVISEDDLRYFCKQHLAHFKVPHSFEILASLPKNRSGKINKEELRNKNQ; from the coding sequence ATGGATGTTAAGCAGATCTTGGAAGCACGCTTAAAAGAGCACAAAGATAAAACCGCAGTTATCTTTCGCGACCAAAAGATAAGTTTTGCGCAAATTTATGATGTGTCTTTAAAATTGGCAGCGTCTCTGGAGAAATTGGGCGTAAGAAAATCCGACAAAGTGGCAATTTATCTTCCGGCCTGCCCCGAATATATCTATAGCTATTTAGCAATCTGGCTTTTAGGATCGGTGTCTGTTCCGCTTGACTTTATGCTTACCCAAGATGAACTTGTTTCATGTATTGCGCACTCAGAAGCAAAAATACTCATTGCCAAAGCAAAACACGCCGTTGATTTTGCTGGTTTAAGCAAAGGCGCTAGCAATCTTAAGCAAATTATTACTTTGGGTGAATCTTCGTCAGAGGCGCTTGATTTGCACAGGCTTATCCAGGAAGAAAAGCCGTTAAAAGTTTTCCCGCAAATTTCTCCCAAAGACCATGCTATTATTTTTTATACTTCCGGGACAACTGGAAAGCCCAAAGGCGTCTTAATCAATTACCAGCAACTCGGCGCTCCTGCTAAGTCTATGAGTTTGTTTGTTAACGGGGACTTGACCAGCAAAGATAATGTTTTATGCGCGCTTCCATTTTCGCATTTAGGCGGGTTAATTTATATTCAAAACTTAATTTTCTTTGGCTATACATTAATCCTCATGGAACGTTTTATGCCTGTAGAATTTCTAAAGAATATACAACAGTACAAAGTTGCTTGTTTCTGGATTGTGCCTTCGATGTATTATGCGCTTCTGCAGCTAAAAGAGTTTGAGACATTTGATTTATCTAGTTTACGCTGGATAGTGACATTTGGCGCCTCTAATTCCCCCGATGCTTTAAGGAGATTCCATCAGTTTTGTCCCGGTGCGCATCTTTTAAATGGTTGGGGCATGACTGAAACCAATGCCCCGACAACTGTTTTGCCCATGGGTTCAGACAATATCGAAAGCGTGGGTCGTTCTGCGCCATGGATAAAGGTTAGAATATTTGACGAGCAGGATAAAGAAGTTTCACCGGGCCAAGTTGGCGAAGTGGTAGTCCAGGGAGATGTGGTTACAGACGGTTATTACAAAGATGAAGCTTTAACTAGAGAAACTATCCGTAACAATTGGTTTTATACTGGCGACTTGGGAAAAATCGATGCACAAGGATTTCTTTATATCGTAGGCAGGAAAAAAGAGATGCTTAAGGTTGCCGGAGAGATTGTCTTTGAGCCGGAGATCGAAGCGGTTTTGCAAAAACACGAAAGTATCGCGGAAGTCGCGGTAGTGGGGATGCCGGACAAATTAAGAGGAGAAGTCCCCAAGGCCTATATAGTTTTACGCCAGAACGCAGTTATTTCCGAGGATGATTTGCGCTATTTCTGTAAACAGCATCTGGCGCATTTTAAGGTTCCGCATTCTTTTGAAATTTTAGCAAGCCTTCCAAAAAATAGGTCCGGAAAAATAAATAAAGAAGAACTACGCAATAAAAATCAATGA
- a CDS encoding competence protein ComEC family protein, with amino-acid sequence MKHLFVFLVLGFCLGIIIAQRVYLNYWLVLGTCFLVFCVSFIAAKKSFWILITLFFCIGLLTAKNNYTLPKCHILKVIPRQYAKDCQAQGIVVSEPDFSNGRTNFILKTVQVSGGRTKSTCCGNVLVYIRGEFPVDYGQELVLRGAIYSPRYNYSRYLKNQGIQRVLSVTEKAWIPVLPGNKGGWLTNMSLRLKKKIRGFLKSSLLPVTSAIMGAMLIGDKKDIPPVLYQEMVRCGTVHILVVSGFNVGLVCMVLVLGLKILHVPKLARFFLAIFALIVYCILSGMANPVLRATIMALVFMCAYFLKREHPEYNSLALAVLFILIFNPQQLFDIGFQLSFVSVLAIVFLYPRLKKIFCAYINGPNFLFFVVNLFLVSFSAWLGTLGLVAYYFRIFSPVTVVANIVIVPLATIMTFCGFAHLFLGAAYLPLSHFSSAVCNFSVMLLIRSTHFFSSIPMASFSF; translated from the coding sequence ATGAAACACTTATTTGTTTTTTTGGTGCTTGGGTTTTGTCTTGGCATAATCATTGCCCAGAGGGTTTATTTAAATTATTGGCTGGTATTGGGAACGTGTTTTTTAGTATTTTGTGTAAGTTTTATTGCCGCAAAGAAAAGTTTCTGGATTTTGATTACTCTTTTCTTTTGTATCGGACTTTTGACGGCAAAAAATAATTACACGCTTCCTAAGTGCCATATTCTTAAAGTTATCCCGCGCCAATACGCAAAAGACTGTCAGGCGCAGGGAATTGTAGTTTCTGAACCGGATTTTTCTAATGGCCGCACTAATTTTATTCTTAAGACTGTTCAGGTTTCAGGGGGGAGAACAAAATCAACCTGTTGCGGGAATGTCCTTGTTTATATTAGGGGTGAATTTCCGGTTGATTATGGGCAGGAGTTGGTTTTAAGAGGCGCTATTTATTCTCCGCGTTATAATTACAGCCGATATTTAAAAAACCAGGGGATTCAGAGGGTGTTGAGCGTAACAGAGAAGGCTTGGATTCCGGTTTTGCCGGGTAATAAAGGCGGTTGGTTGACTAATATGTCGCTTAGGCTTAAGAAAAAGATCAGGGGTTTTCTTAAGTCAAGCCTTCTTCCGGTAACTAGCGCAATTATGGGGGCGATGCTTATCGGGGACAAAAAAGATATTCCGCCTGTTCTTTATCAGGAAATGGTAAGATGCGGCACAGTGCATATTTTAGTAGTCAGCGGTTTTAATGTGGGGTTGGTGTGCATGGTCTTAGTCTTGGGATTAAAAATTCTCCACGTGCCTAAATTAGCGCGTTTTTTCCTGGCGATTTTCGCCCTTATTGTTTATTGCATATTATCCGGCATGGCAAATCCGGTATTAAGGGCGACAATAATGGCTTTGGTTTTTATGTGCGCTTATTTCTTAAAAAGAGAGCATCCAGAGTATAATTCTTTGGCCTTGGCAGTCTTGTTTATCCTTATCTTTAATCCCCAGCAGTTATTTGATATTGGCTTCCAGCTTTCTTTTGTAAGCGTCTTGGCAATAGTTTTTTTGTATCCGCGCCTAAAGAAAATATTCTGCGCATACATAAACGGCCCTAACTTTTTATTTTTTGTGGTAAATTTATTCTTGGTTTCTTTTTCTGCGTGGTTGGGCACTTTGGGCTTAGTAGCGTATTATTTCAGGATTTTTTCTCCGGTAACGGTTGTAGCCAATATTGTTATTGTGCCCTTGGCGACAATAATGACGTTTTGCGGTTTCGCGCATCTTTTTTTGGGAGCGGCTTATTTGCCGTTGTCGCATTTTTCATCCGCAGTCTGCAATTTTTCTGTGATGCTTCTTATAAGATCCACTCATTTCTTTAGTTCCATCCCCATGGCAAGTTTTTCATTTTAG
- a CDS encoding response regulator has translation MAYKIMVVDDEQDVREFVGKRLISEGYDIILAADGEEAIEKASKERPDIVLLDLMMPKKDGFSVMQEIRKNFADKWIPIIIVSAKNDLEAVKKSYQMEADHYLTKPCTIDKILEGVKTMVSLMPLRVK, from the coding sequence ATGGCATATAAAATTATGGTGGTTGATGATGAGCAGGATGTGCGCGAGTTTGTCGGCAAGAGGCTTATTTCTGAAGGGTATGATATTATTCTTGCCGCGGACGGTGAAGAGGCGATTGAAAAAGCCAGCAAAGAGCGTCCGGATATAGTCCTGTTGGACCTTATGATGCCTAAAAAAGACGGTTTCTCGGTTATGCAAGAGATACGTAAGAACTTCGCGGACAAGTGGATACCGATTATTATTGTAAGCGCCAAGAATGACCTGGAAGCAGTAAAGAAATCATATCAGATGGAAGCAGACCACTACCTTACTAAACCCTGCACTATTGATAAGATCCTGGAAGGCGTTAAGACCATGGTTTCTCTTATGCCTCTTAGGGTAAAATAA
- the rlmN gene encoding 23S rRNA (adenine(2503)-C(2))-methyltransferase RlmN codes for MKPDIKDLDLVKLQGVLRLWGYPVFHAKQIFQWIYQKQTLDFNLMSGLPKELRHRLNEEYSVATATIVKSLKSKDGTEKFLLALQDKKAIETVVIPYKDRTSACISSQAGCKFSCFFCASAAKGFSRNLSTGEILEQVSLAKKNFSGLTHLVFMGTGEPLDNYDNVIAAIKIINSKDGFAIGARRITISTCGIIPGIQRLQEEGLQIELSISLHAPDNDLRSRLMPVNKKYPLAALMNACRGYIEKTNRQITFEYILIKDLNSGLPEARKLARILKGMLVKVNLIIANPVKELRIEPPAQEQVNIFKKELIREGVHVTLRQSRGQDIDAACGQLRLKYE; via the coding sequence ATGAAGCCGGATATAAAAGACCTCGACCTTGTTAAGCTTCAGGGTGTTTTGCGTCTTTGGGGCTATCCTGTTTTTCACGCCAAGCAGATCTTTCAGTGGATCTATCAGAAACAAACCCTTGATTTTAATCTTATGTCGGGTTTGCCCAAAGAATTGCGCCATAGGTTAAACGAAGAATATTCTGTTGCAACTGCCACAATTGTCAAAAGCCTTAAATCAAAAGACGGCACAGAGAAATTTCTTTTAGCGTTGCAAGATAAAAAGGCCATAGAAACTGTGGTTATACCTTATAAAGACAGGACAAGTGCCTGTATCTCATCGCAGGCAGGATGTAAGTTTTCATGTTTTTTTTGTGCAAGCGCTGCTAAGGGCTTCTCGCGCAATCTTTCAACAGGAGAAATCTTAGAGCAGGTAAGCTTGGCAAAAAAGAATTTCTCAGGGTTAACCCACCTTGTTTTTATGGGAACCGGAGAGCCGCTTGACAATTATGACAATGTAATCGCGGCAATAAAGATTATAAATTCTAAAGATGGTTTTGCCATTGGCGCAAGAAGGATCACCATCTCAACCTGCGGGATTATTCCCGGGATACAGAGATTGCAGGAAGAAGGCCTGCAGATAGAGCTTTCCATTTCTTTGCACGCCCCAGATAATGATCTGAGAAGCCGTCTGATGCCGGTAAATAAGAAATACCCTTTGGCAGCCCTTATGAATGCCTGCAGAGGGTATATTGAAAAAACTAACCGCCAGATAACCTTTGAGTATATTTTGATAAAAGATCTAAATTCTGGTTTGCCAGAAGCAAGAAAGTTAGCTAGAATATTAAAGGGGATGCTTGTTAAGGTTAATCTTATTATTGCTAACCCGGTTAAAGAATTAAGAATAGAGCCGCCCGCTCAAGAACAGGTCAATATTTTTAAAAAAGAGCTTATCAGAGAAGGCGTGCATGTGACTTTGCGCCAAAGCCGCGGGCAAGATATTGATGCTGCCTGCGGGCAGTTGAGGCTAAAATATGAATAA
- a CDS encoding helix-hairpin-helix domain-containing protein — protein sequence MFALSNEEKQAALFLAAVIIVGVTLNFVLKLNQDFKKTVFPSQEQVKIDLNKASLADFSSCRCLSQHLSENIISYRQEHGDFSSFEELKKVKGIGDVRYEKLKKVFFVR from the coding sequence ATGTTTGCTTTAAGCAATGAAGAGAAGCAGGCGGCTTTGTTTCTGGCTGCGGTAATTATTGTAGGCGTAACCTTGAATTTTGTTCTTAAATTAAACCAAGATTTCAAGAAAACAGTTTTCCCTTCCCAAGAACAAGTTAAGATTGATTTGAATAAAGCAAGTCTGGCCGATTTCTCTTCCTGCCGTTGTTTAAGCCAGCATCTATCAGAAAACATTATTTCTTACCGCCAAGAGCATGGGGATTTTTCTTCGTTTGAAGAGTTAAAAAAAGTAAAGGGTATCGGTGATGTGCGTTATGAAAAACTTAAGAAGGTATTTTTTGTCCGATGA
- a CDS encoding aldehyde dehydrogenase family protein produces the protein MEHKVINPSTDEVIARIHLSAPNEIESIIARARNAFDSGVWSNLSFDKRKNYILKIYQCILDKAGELARLETLNTGKPIKESTFMDVPSSAKTFEYFANNFEKYLTPETMGISQDTAQVEARLLRQPLGVAVLIVPWNYPLIIASWKMAQALAAGNCVVLKPSSRTPLTALELGKIAHEAGIPAGVVNVVVGKGDEVGRVLCSDKRVDMISFTGSNDVGKKIMEYASGNVKKMVMELGGKSASIILDDANAEAAVNGSLCSVFLNQGQMCTAMSRILVQDKIYDTFVKSFVEKTKQLKLGIGADFEAQIGPLISLEQRKKVLSFIQQAKHEGAKLAYGGKIPDDANLQKGYFLEPTVILDVKPSMSVFRDEVFGPVACILKFSSIDEAIRLANDSDFALAACIWSSDKHKAERLAEKLNAGTVWINTYGMFFNQLPYGGFKQSGFGKELGKEGFLEYTRLKNVITDQSSDGKPLVNYWYGV, from the coding sequence ATGGAACACAAAGTCATTAATCCTTCCACAGATGAAGTTATTGCGCGTATTCATCTTTCTGCGCCTAATGAAATAGAATCTATTATCGCGCGCGCCAGGAATGCTTTTGATTCCGGGGTGTGGAGTAATCTTTCTTTTGATAAGCGCAAAAATTATATTCTTAAGATTTACCAATGTATTCTGGATAAAGCAGGAGAGCTGGCGCGGCTTGAAACACTAAACACCGGAAAGCCGATCAAAGAATCCACCTTTATGGATGTGCCTTCAAGCGCAAAGACCTTTGAATATTTCGCAAATAATTTTGAAAAATACCTTACACCAGAAACAATGGGGATTTCCCAAGATACCGCGCAGGTAGAAGCAAGGCTTTTACGCCAGCCGCTTGGTGTAGCAGTTTTAATTGTGCCTTGGAATTACCCGCTAATTATTGCTTCGTGGAAAATGGCGCAGGCCTTAGCCGCGGGAAACTGTGTCGTCTTAAAGCCTTCAAGCCGGACACCTTTGACAGCTTTAGAGCTTGGTAAAATCGCGCACGAAGCAGGAATTCCTGCGGGGGTAGTAAATGTGGTAGTGGGAAAAGGCGATGAAGTGGGCCGCGTTTTGTGTTCAGATAAGCGCGTGGATATGATTTCTTTTACCGGAAGTAACGACGTGGGCAAGAAAATAATGGAATACGCTTCGGGAAATGTTAAAAAGATGGTTATGGAATTAGGCGGAAAATCAGCGTCTATTATTTTAGATGACGCGAATGCGGAAGCGGCGGTTAATGGCTCTCTTTGCTCTGTATTCTTAAATCAAGGCCAGATGTGTACAGCTATGTCGCGTATTCTAGTTCAGGATAAAATATACGACACGTTTGTAAAAAGCTTTGTGGAGAAAACCAAGCAATTAAAGCTCGGCATAGGAGCGGACTTTGAAGCTCAAATCGGCCCTCTTATTTCTTTAGAGCAACGCAAAAAAGTTTTATCTTTTATTCAACAAGCTAAGCATGAAGGAGCTAAGCTGGCTTATGGAGGAAAAATCCCAGATGATGCTAATTTGCAAAAAGGTTATTTCCTTGAGCCGACAGTTATTTTGGATGTCAAGCCCTCTATGAGCGTTTTTCGTGATGAGGTTTTTGGCCCGGTCGCCTGTATCTTAAAATTTTCTTCTATTGATGAAGCTATTCGGCTTGCCAATGATTCAGATTTTGCTTTGGCTGCCTGTATCTGGTCGTCAGATAAACATAAAGCAGAGCGTTTGGCAGAAAAGCTTAATGCCGGAACAGTTTGGATTAATACCTATGGTATGTTCTTTAATCAGCTTCCTTACGGAGGTTTTAAACAAAGCGGATTCGGCAAAGAACTGGGCAAGGAAGGGTTTTTGGAATATACCCGGCTTAAGAATGTAATCACTGATCAGTCATCCGACGGAAAACCGCTCGTTAACTATTGGTATGGAGTATAA
- a CDS encoding GDSL-type esterase/lipase family protein — protein sequence MNKGSYNLSAVSCKLKIKSHWLKTTNFEFSIAILMFIALVFLGCVKQEIKNINSAGKNIVCFGDSVTFGYGVEEKDSYPAQLARMLNKPVINSGIDGNTSSDALNRIEEDVLSKDPYLVVVEFGGNDFLTKIPIKDTESNVRQIIDKILAKGSMVALADVSAGFVLSEYRPVYAKIAREKGVVLIPGLLKGIITNPKMKSDFFHPNPQGYKLIAYRILRQIKPYIKN from the coding sequence ATGAATAAAGGCAGCTATAATCTATCAGCTGTAAGCTGTAAGCTAAAAATTAAAAGCCATTGGTTAAAAACCACAAACTTTGAATTCTCGATAGCTATCTTAATGTTTATAGCTTTAGTTTTCTTAGGGTGCGTTAAACAAGAGATTAAAAATATAAACTCCGCGGGGAAGAATATTGTTTGTTTCGGAGATAGTGTTACTTTTGGTTATGGGGTGGAAGAAAAAGATTCTTACCCTGCTCAACTGGCTCGTATGTTGAATAAACCGGTAATTAACTCCGGTATTGACGGGAATACTTCATCAGATGCCTTAAATAGGATTGAAGAGGATGTCCTATCTAAAGATCCGTATTTGGTTGTTGTAGAGTTTGGAGGAAATGATTTTTTGACCAAAATTCCTATAAAGGACACTGAGAGTAATGTGCGCCAGATCATAGATAAAATACTTGCCAAAGGCTCGATGGTGGCATTGGCTGATGTAAGCGCGGGGTTTGTCTTAAGCGAGTACCGCCCGGTTTATGCTAAGATCGCCCGCGAAAAAGGGGTTGTTCTTATCCCGGGGTTATTAAAAGGGATAATCACTAACCCTAAAATGAAAAGCGATTTTTTTCATCCCAATCCCCAAGGCTATAAATTAATTGCCTACCGTATTCTGCGCCAGATAAAACCGTATATTAAAAATTAA